From the genome of Lutzomyia longipalpis isolate SR_M1_2022 chromosome 2, ASM2433408v1, one region includes:
- the LOC129788978 gene encoding pyridoxal-dependent decarboxylase domain-containing protein 1 isoform X2 — protein sequence MTEQGVTNPPATEKAEAQTELAEIPASTVRSGLVELENRATQLIQAMENLKTNPDAGTPSGPQTPVAAPPVAGFLAPERRDAAEIVSGLETLICTAEAGTDPEYSLPPLNEVSQLALISHSFVAYLSHLRRSQLLRVTTKVASDTNRWLSHIFRFSDSSTSYHNDSTECVLRALRLAIVSRCPGYLEAGIQALANPCMYVTENSALVALQYACRQLGLPSECIRVVPSSAGSMGTMDVVTLQKQIAADVANKRVPLFVIANVGASVCGFVDTIPRLYDVCRQANVWLHCRGHSLAALATAQGSGDVRELCDSMSLSLGSWLAVPSLPVVLLHRQIQNVALSVFESDPIVSRRLNSLTLWTTLQALGRDLISERILMAFESVRVVYEILSKCEGIRILSKKPGGETGISVVDLVHEPLNASLLFEIAVSVVVFQFHQSSQETAEGIPEERGERSRYLDRMNEWLGEIIQRDCPGVDLEIIDHAVYGTAIRFCPFEMSLGESVPTVEYLEHFAACLDLQVGILKATERHKITFQDIVKRSEVLRLIPLPDWAGLGGVRFVPDGWETLLTDQAKTELNKLNTDLVEALRSTDSAFTLGEGADGLICVKLGMVTEETDVEELLDVVISVGRSVQENSRVLDSMSEIVKKGIEAVTADLQRESDEKMWQDGILRHVPIVGSVFNWWSPPPKETGIKGRSLNLTQGVVESTENIYKYHMQIAGGSNQIPGNRSPPTPMVQTSVSAGHSRNVSQSSGTSTNDQEAQQQPH from the exons ATGACGGAGCAGGGTGTGACAAATCCTCCGGCAACGGAGAAGGCCGAAGCCCAGACGGAACTTGCAGAAATTCCAGCTTCAACG GTGCGAAGTGGGCTGGTGGAGCTGGAAAATCGCGCCACGCAGCTCATCCAGGCGATGGAGAACCTCAAAACAAACCCTGATGCTGGCACTCCTTCTGGTCCTCAAACCCCCGTTGCTGCACCACCAGTGGCGGGCTTCCTGGCGCCTGAGCGTCGCGATGCAGCGGAAATTGTGTCAGGCCTTGAAACATTGATTTGTACCGCAGAAGCTGGTACAGATCCGGAGTATTCACTGCCACCACTGAATGAGGTTAGCCAATTGGCCCTCATCTCGCATAGTTTTGTGGCCTACCTAAGCCACCTACGACGTAGTCAGCTGCTCCGGGTGACGACAAAGGTTGCCTCAGACACAAATAGGTGGCTCTCGCATATTTTCCGCTTCAGCGATAGCTCAACGAGCTATCACAACGACAGCACTGAGTGTGTTCTCCGTGCTCTACGTCTGGCCATTGTCTCCCGCTGTCCTGGTTACCTGGAAGCTGGAATTCAAGCTTTGGCCAATCCCTGTATGTACGTGACGGAGAATAGTGCTCTTGTGGCTCTGCAGTACGCCTGCCGGCAGCTGGGACTACCTTCGGAATGTATTCGTGTTGTTCCCAGTAGTGCTGGGAGCATGGGAACGATGGATGTGGTGACGCTGCAGAAGCAAATCGCCGCTGATGTGGCCAATAAACGGGTACCGTTGTTTGTGATTGCCAATGTGGGGGCATCTGTGTGTGGCTTCGTGGACACCATCCCGCGCCTCTATGACGTCTGTCGTCAAGCCAATGTGTGGCTCCACTGCCGTGGTCATTCACTAGCTGCTCTCGCCACGGCTCAGGGAAGTGGAGATGTCCGCGAACTCTGTGACTCAATGTCCCTAAGTTTGGGCAGTTGGCTAGCAGTGCCCAGTCTTCCCGTTGTG CTCCTGCACCGGCAGATCCAAAATGTTGCCTTGTCTGTCTTTGAATCCGATCCCATTGTATCCCGGCGACTTAATTCCCTCACCCTCTGGACAACACTTCAGGCTCTCGGGAGGGATTTAATCTCCGAACGAATCCTCATGGCTTTTGAATCCGTTCGTGTAGTCTATGAGATTCTATCTAAATGCGAAGGGATTCGCATCCTG agcAAGAAACCCGGCGGGGAGACAGGGATATCCGTTGTGGATCTCGTGCATGAACCTCTAAATGCTTCG CTTCTCTTTGAGATTGCCGTGAGTGTTGTAGTATTCCAGTTCCATCAGAGTTCCCAGGAAACAGCTGAAGGTATTCCGGAAGAACGTGGAGAGCGTTCTCGCTACCTGGACAGGATGAATGAGTGGCTTGGGGAGATAATTCAGCGAGATTGCCCTGGGGTGGATCTTGAAATTATCGATCACGCCGTGTATGGGACAGCCATACGTTTCTGCCCATTTGAGATGTCTCTCGGGGAGTCTGTACCAACAGTTGAATACCTGGAGCACTTTGCAGCATGCCTGGATCTTCAGGTGGGCATCCTCAAGGCAACAGAGCGGCATAAAATCACCTTCCAGGACATTGTGAAGCGCAGTGAGGTGCTGAGGTTGATCCCACTGCCTGATTGGGCAGGATTGGGTGGGGTTCGCTTTGTACCCGATGGCTGGGAGACCCTGCTCACGGATCAGGCCAAGACGGAACTCAATAAACTCAATACGGACCTCGTTGAAGCCCTTCGGTCAACCGATAGCGCCTTCACACTCGGCGAAGGAGCCGATGGGCTCATTTGCGTGAAGCTTGGCATGGTTACGGAGGAGACTGACGTGGAGGAACTTCTCGATGTGGTCATCTCCGTGGGTAGGAGTGTTCAGGAGAACTCACGCGTACTGGATTCCATGTCGGAGATCGTGAAGAAGGGCATTGAAGCCGTCACGGCGGACTTGCAGCGGGAGTCTGATGAGAAAATGTGGCAAGATGGGATCCTCAGGCACGTTCCAATTGTCGGGAGTGTCTTCAATTGGTGGTCTCCACCACCCAAAGAGACTGGCATTAAGGGTAGAAGCCTCAACTTGACCCAAGGAGTCGTCGAGAGTacggaaaatatttacaa gTATCACATGCAAATAGCCGGTGGCTCAAATCAAATTCCGGGCAATAGGAGCCCCCCAACGCCAATGGTGCAGACTTCAGTGAGTGCTGGACATTCCCGGAATGTTAGTCAGAGCAGTGGGACATCCACAAATGATCAAGAAGCTCAACAACAACCACACTAA
- the LOC129788978 gene encoding pyridoxal-dependent decarboxylase domain-containing protein 1 isoform X1 codes for MTEQGVTNPPATEKAEAQTELAEIPASTQVRSGLVELENRATQLIQAMENLKTNPDAGTPSGPQTPVAAPPVAGFLAPERRDAAEIVSGLETLICTAEAGTDPEYSLPPLNEVSQLALISHSFVAYLSHLRRSQLLRVTTKVASDTNRWLSHIFRFSDSSTSYHNDSTECVLRALRLAIVSRCPGYLEAGIQALANPCMYVTENSALVALQYACRQLGLPSECIRVVPSSAGSMGTMDVVTLQKQIAADVANKRVPLFVIANVGASVCGFVDTIPRLYDVCRQANVWLHCRGHSLAALATAQGSGDVRELCDSMSLSLGSWLAVPSLPVVLLHRQIQNVALSVFESDPIVSRRLNSLTLWTTLQALGRDLISERILMAFESVRVVYEILSKCEGIRILSKKPGGETGISVVDLVHEPLNASLLFEIAVSVVVFQFHQSSQETAEGIPEERGERSRYLDRMNEWLGEIIQRDCPGVDLEIIDHAVYGTAIRFCPFEMSLGESVPTVEYLEHFAACLDLQVGILKATERHKITFQDIVKRSEVLRLIPLPDWAGLGGVRFVPDGWETLLTDQAKTELNKLNTDLVEALRSTDSAFTLGEGADGLICVKLGMVTEETDVEELLDVVISVGRSVQENSRVLDSMSEIVKKGIEAVTADLQRESDEKMWQDGILRHVPIVGSVFNWWSPPPKETGIKGRSLNLTQGVVESTENIYKYHMQIAGGSNQIPGNRSPPTPMVQTSVSAGHSRNVSQSSGTSTNDQEAQQQPH; via the exons ATGACGGAGCAGGGTGTGACAAATCCTCCGGCAACGGAGAAGGCCGAAGCCCAGACGGAACTTGCAGAAATTCCAGCTTCAACG caGGTGCGAAGTGGGCTGGTGGAGCTGGAAAATCGCGCCACGCAGCTCATCCAGGCGATGGAGAACCTCAAAACAAACCCTGATGCTGGCACTCCTTCTGGTCCTCAAACCCCCGTTGCTGCACCACCAGTGGCGGGCTTCCTGGCGCCTGAGCGTCGCGATGCAGCGGAAATTGTGTCAGGCCTTGAAACATTGATTTGTACCGCAGAAGCTGGTACAGATCCGGAGTATTCACTGCCACCACTGAATGAGGTTAGCCAATTGGCCCTCATCTCGCATAGTTTTGTGGCCTACCTAAGCCACCTACGACGTAGTCAGCTGCTCCGGGTGACGACAAAGGTTGCCTCAGACACAAATAGGTGGCTCTCGCATATTTTCCGCTTCAGCGATAGCTCAACGAGCTATCACAACGACAGCACTGAGTGTGTTCTCCGTGCTCTACGTCTGGCCATTGTCTCCCGCTGTCCTGGTTACCTGGAAGCTGGAATTCAAGCTTTGGCCAATCCCTGTATGTACGTGACGGAGAATAGTGCTCTTGTGGCTCTGCAGTACGCCTGCCGGCAGCTGGGACTACCTTCGGAATGTATTCGTGTTGTTCCCAGTAGTGCTGGGAGCATGGGAACGATGGATGTGGTGACGCTGCAGAAGCAAATCGCCGCTGATGTGGCCAATAAACGGGTACCGTTGTTTGTGATTGCCAATGTGGGGGCATCTGTGTGTGGCTTCGTGGACACCATCCCGCGCCTCTATGACGTCTGTCGTCAAGCCAATGTGTGGCTCCACTGCCGTGGTCATTCACTAGCTGCTCTCGCCACGGCTCAGGGAAGTGGAGATGTCCGCGAACTCTGTGACTCAATGTCCCTAAGTTTGGGCAGTTGGCTAGCAGTGCCCAGTCTTCCCGTTGTG CTCCTGCACCGGCAGATCCAAAATGTTGCCTTGTCTGTCTTTGAATCCGATCCCATTGTATCCCGGCGACTTAATTCCCTCACCCTCTGGACAACACTTCAGGCTCTCGGGAGGGATTTAATCTCCGAACGAATCCTCATGGCTTTTGAATCCGTTCGTGTAGTCTATGAGATTCTATCTAAATGCGAAGGGATTCGCATCCTG agcAAGAAACCCGGCGGGGAGACAGGGATATCCGTTGTGGATCTCGTGCATGAACCTCTAAATGCTTCG CTTCTCTTTGAGATTGCCGTGAGTGTTGTAGTATTCCAGTTCCATCAGAGTTCCCAGGAAACAGCTGAAGGTATTCCGGAAGAACGTGGAGAGCGTTCTCGCTACCTGGACAGGATGAATGAGTGGCTTGGGGAGATAATTCAGCGAGATTGCCCTGGGGTGGATCTTGAAATTATCGATCACGCCGTGTATGGGACAGCCATACGTTTCTGCCCATTTGAGATGTCTCTCGGGGAGTCTGTACCAACAGTTGAATACCTGGAGCACTTTGCAGCATGCCTGGATCTTCAGGTGGGCATCCTCAAGGCAACAGAGCGGCATAAAATCACCTTCCAGGACATTGTGAAGCGCAGTGAGGTGCTGAGGTTGATCCCACTGCCTGATTGGGCAGGATTGGGTGGGGTTCGCTTTGTACCCGATGGCTGGGAGACCCTGCTCACGGATCAGGCCAAGACGGAACTCAATAAACTCAATACGGACCTCGTTGAAGCCCTTCGGTCAACCGATAGCGCCTTCACACTCGGCGAAGGAGCCGATGGGCTCATTTGCGTGAAGCTTGGCATGGTTACGGAGGAGACTGACGTGGAGGAACTTCTCGATGTGGTCATCTCCGTGGGTAGGAGTGTTCAGGAGAACTCACGCGTACTGGATTCCATGTCGGAGATCGTGAAGAAGGGCATTGAAGCCGTCACGGCGGACTTGCAGCGGGAGTCTGATGAGAAAATGTGGCAAGATGGGATCCTCAGGCACGTTCCAATTGTCGGGAGTGTCTTCAATTGGTGGTCTCCACCACCCAAAGAGACTGGCATTAAGGGTAGAAGCCTCAACTTGACCCAAGGAGTCGTCGAGAGTacggaaaatatttacaa gTATCACATGCAAATAGCCGGTGGCTCAAATCAAATTCCGGGCAATAGGAGCCCCCCAACGCCAATGGTGCAGACTTCAGTGAGTGCTGGACATTCCCGGAATGTTAGTCAGAGCAGTGGGACATCCACAAATGATCAAGAAGCTCAACAACAACCACACTAA
- the LOC129788962 gene encoding uncharacterized protein LOC129788962, which translates to MEPMSLRAFCKKQLNDVQHALTTYVLDPSVLRDPDSRNVLQSFQEEVDRVEGKYTEVQSHFISVASSTTKYTEELALSTFLERCTQAHFSISKLLAQVNLRRDTTSHATRKSSYPVKAKSSLMTQLLHLRLKKQRAQRSADLHRQESISQHTEDLLSLVQPSCGQRLSSEPSVTQKSSCTANLCKSQEFSTMPLTYVAHAQSDQINDELEDIQSSREAFPAHDEVQLCHIASQSFDCSESLAHCLPSGSKSTNDTCLCHIYSSGAQFDAVDLCSSCTACNSLTHAALHEAHCPIFTDSRNPGLTLLSPHLSTDESLSLSSNCRPEDERDSAIVFAETPPGLMYPASEIHVSRVTRAADPQLDYVATNLHNGICNTVSSTNFQGTKYDPAWFAAHNHNCQRNNNNAILVDFLKCSHFWLNAEEQSICSTWFMFLDSMTPHEHLNQFPFLPTQFIYGTITGLSVVGNHFAARKHKEGDDSFPIDVNQILNEFQVCYFAVANNRTSTATPLSILCKICVYHDHTVNLFNIIRQDSAAFGLKLHQQFIRLMCLLNRQLEECKSSGEVSPDLMNPTGLGFLHYSTYSCNNSVIRLRTCNYRAPISCQTLITLYQLDQDEGLFVSLTSTNVLLRCSMDLPHQSLAFGSSVLGCQDTIWKRTINQYSSAFEKLPDWVSFFPWDPIKKILPCKFDSTSGCKVSIGLVIKDSEGPRSSRMLLLKLRISSGNAHDLFEKMFDLSLTDAATSSVEFSDWMLLKGDSALSYVIHSRNLFLLLVALLESCETSRNESTIYKPFDLCLHEASSLLFDDDVLWHQILKVKYFKISQSINNQGRVSLNLDVNGCVLPQDSRTSNPKAHHTDAFSNSASISWKFHMGDLIYRIILVAHTFMLHLEYICMLVLMLELTHQGSIEGLSHHWINQPSSIAGRGRSLRSGRKQTVARAIERW; encoded by the coding sequence ATGGAGCCCATGTCTTTGCGTGCTTTCTGTAAGAAGCAGCTCAATGATGTACAACATGCTCTCACAACATATGTCCTGGACCCATCTGTGTTGAGGGATCCAGACTCTCGCAATGTTCTTCAGAGTTTTCAAGAAGAAGTGGACAGAGTTGAAGGCAAATACACTGAAGTacaatctcattttatttcagtAGCCTCTTCCACAACTAAATACACGGAAGAACTCGCATTGTCCACATTCCTTGAGAGATGCACTCAAGCCCACTTCTCAATCTCGAAGTTACTCGCACAAGTTAACTTGCGAAGGGACACCACATCACATGCCACCAGGAAGTCTTCCTATCCAGTGAAAGCTAAATCTTCATTGATGACACAACTGCTCCACCTCAGGTTGAAAAAGCAACGAGCGCAACGTTCAGCAGATCTGCATCGACAAGAATCCATATCTCAACACACTGAAGATCTTCTGTCTCTCGTCCAGCCCTCATGTGGTCAGCGATTATCTTCAGAACCATCTGTAACACAGAAATCTAGTTGTACAGCCAATTTATGTAAGTCACAAGAATTTTCCACTATGCCACTAACCTATGTTGCCCATGCTCAATCTGATCAAATTAACGATGAGTTAGAAGACATTCAATCCTCCCGTGAAGCTTTCCCAGCTCACGATGAAGTTCAATTGTGCCACATTGCATCTCAGTCATTCGATTGTTCGGAATCTCTCGCCCACTGTCTGCCATCAGGCTCAAAGTCCACGAATGACACATGTTTATGCCACATTTATTCATCGGGAGCCCAATTTGATGCCGTAGATTTATGCTCGTCGTGCACTGCATGCAATTCTCTCACCCATGCTGCTTTGCACGAAGCCCATTGTCCAATTTTCACGGATTCACGGAACCCAGGATTGACTCTTCTCTCTCCACACTTATCTACGGATGAATCACTTTCCTTGTCTTCAAATTGTCGCCCAGAAGATGAGAGAGATTCTGCGATTGTGTTTGCTGAGACACCTCCGGGACTCATGTACCCAGCCAGTGAAATTCATGTGTCTCGTGTCACTCGTGCTGCAGACCCGCAACTGGACTATGTCGCCACTAATTTGCACAATGGGATTTGTAACACGGTGTCCTCCACGAATTTCCAAGGCACCAAATATGATCCAGCATGGTTTGCTGCTCATAACCACAACTGTCAACGCAACAACAACAATGCAATCCTAGTAGACTTTCTCAAATGCTCGCATTTTTGGCTCAACGCCGAAGAGCAATCAATTTGCTCGACATGGTTTATGTTTTTGGATTCTATGACGCCCCATGAGCATCTGAatcaatttccttttcttcccacacaatttatttatggaaCAATAACGGGACTTTCAGTAGTTGGTAACCATTTTGCCGCAAGAAAGCATAAGGAAGGAGATGATTCGTTTCCAATAGACGTCAACCAAATTCTCAACGAGTTTCAAGTTTGTTATTTCGCGGTCGCGAATAACAGAACCAGCACAGCGACACCATTGTCCATTCTGTGCAAAATTTGTGTTTACCACGACCATACAGTCAATCTGTTCAATATTATACGCCAAGATTCAGCAGCTTTTGGATTGAAacttcatcaacaattcatccGACTGATGTGCTTATTGAATCGTCAATTAGAGGAGTGCAAATCTTCAGGTGAGGTGTCTCCGGATCTCATGAATCCCACCGGCCTTGGATTCTTGCATTATTCTACATATTCGTGCAACAATTCTGTCATCAGACTTCGCACTTGCAACTACAGAGCCCCAATTTCGTGTCAGACACTCATAACTCTCTACCAACTGGATCAGGACGAAGGATTGTTTGTCTCATTGACCTCCACAAATGTCCTGTTGAGATGCTCTATGGATCTGCCACATCAATCACTTGCATTTGGGAGTTCTGTGTTGGGATGTCAAGACACTATCTGGAAGAGAACAATCAACCAATATTCTTCCGCATTTGAAAAACTTCCTGATTGGGTCAGTTTTTTCCCATGGGATCCAATTAAGAAGATTCTACCTTGCAAGTTCGACAGTACTTCTGGATGCAAGGTCAGCATCGGCTTGGTTATCAAGGACTCTGAAGGCCCACGATCTTCGAGGATGTTACTCTTGAAACTCAGGATTTCCTCAGGCAATGCTCATGACTTGTTTGAGAAGATGTTTGATCTCAGTCTGACAGATGCTGCGACAAGTTCAGTGGAATTTTCGGACTGGATGTTACTGAAGGGAGATTCTGCCTTATCTTACGTGATTCATTCTCGGAACTTATTTCTGCTGCTGGTAGCATTACTGGAGTCATGTGAAACATCGAGGAATGAATCAACCATTTACAAACCATTTGACTTGTGTTTACATGAAGCATCTTCCCTTCTCTTTGACGATGATGTTCTGTGGCACCAAATTCTTAAAGTcaaatactttaaaatttctcaatccATCAACAATCAAGGACGTGTGTCTCTCAATTTAGATGTCAATGGCTGTGTGCTCCCGCAGGATTCCAGGACCAGCAATCCTAAAGCTCATCACACTGATGCATTCTCAAATTCAGCGtcaatttcatggaaatttcaCATGGGAGATTTGATTTATCGGATCATTCTTGTGGCACACACTTTCATGCTGCATCTTGAATACATCTGCATGCTCGTCTTGATGCTTGAACTTACACACCAAGGTTCAATCGAAGGTCTCAGCCATCATTGGATCAACCAACCATCAAGCATCGCTGGAAGAGGAAGGAGTCTTCGCAGTGGACGGAAGCAGACAGTGGCAAGGGCAATTGAGAGATGGTAA